From Chloracidobacterium thermophilum B:
TAGAGCAGTTCGGCCACGAGGCGCGGCATGACTTCCAGCCGGAAGTCTTCCGGCAGCGCGCCAAACATCGGCTCTCCGTAGGCCATAGCTTTCCACGCCTGATTGCCACGTCCGGCATAGACGGCCTGAGCCAGCGCCGGCCCGCTGCCGCCTTCCAGAAAGGGCAGGGCGTCGTCGAAGAGCCGGAGAAACGACAGTTCTTCGGCCAGGTTGCGGCTGGCCGGAGCGTCCTCGGTGCGGAGAATCACCTGCCGGCCCGGTTCAGGTACGCTGACCTGCCAGGCGCGGGCATAGGCTGGAAGCTGGCGATAGACGGTTTCAAGCTGGCCCAGCAGAGCGCGCCGCGTATCCGGGTCGGAGGTCAACCGCAGCGCCTGGTGCAGAGCATCCTTGGTCTGGCTCTGGCGGAAGTAGCTGAGGCGCTGGGCAATCAGGGCTTGTGCTTTACGGTTTTCAGCCAGCGCCAGAAGCCGCGCGGTGGCTTGCTGGCCGTAGTAGCTCGTCCGGGTGTCGGGCAGTGAGAGATAGACTTCGATGGCTTCCGCGAAACGCTCCAGACGTTCCAGACAGAGGGCGCGCAGGAAGGTGACTTCGTTGGCATTGGTCGAACCGGGACCGCGCCGGTGCAGCGGCAGGCGTTGCAGGTCTTCCAGCACACTAAGCGCCGCGCGCCAGTTGCTCTGGGACATGAAAATCTTTGCCCGCTGAAAGCGCGCCGTCACGCCGGCCAGCTCACGCGGGAAGCGTTTTTCCGCGCGGTCGCACCATTCGAGAGCTGCCTTGAAGTCACCGGCCAGGCGCAGGGCATCAATGGCATTCAGATGCGCGCCGCCCAAAAACTCACTGTTGGGATAGGCCGCAATGAAGGCTTCGTACCGCGCAACGGCTTCCTGATAACGTCCGGCATTCTGGAGCGCGTGTCCGACCTGGTAGTAGCCTTTTTCGCCTTCCGGTGACGTGGGATATTCCTCGTGCGCGCGGTCCAGCCAGCGGATGGCTTCATCCCAGTTTTCCTCGATAAAGAAGGCGCGCCCAAGACTCCACAGGGCTTCAGGACGCTCTGGAACGGCCGGGACCTGCTCCACGAGTGCGCGGAAATGGCGTTTTGCGCCTTCGGTGTGGCGATTGGCCAGGTAAAGCCGGGCGCGCGCCAGGCGCTGGGCCGGCGACAAGGTGGGGTCCTCCCGGGCGTCAAGCTGTTCGGCCGCCAGCAGGGCGGCATCATCTTTTCCAGTGGCCAGCAGCCGCCGGAACAGTTCTCGCGCCTCGGCTTCCTGACCCGCCCGACGCAGAAGCACACCCAGCCGGACTTCATATTCACGGCTTTGGGAGGCCAACTGACGATACAGGGCTATCGCGCGATCAAGTTGCCCGGCGGCGGCGTAGCTTTCGGCCAGCCGCAGGCGGGCACCGCGTGCGGCCGGATGGATTCCGAACCGCTGCACAAGCTCGGTCAGCCAGCGTTGTTCATCGCGGCTGGCAGCCCGGTTGCCGGACTGGGCTTCCTGACGCGCCAACTCGGCCAGGTATTTCAGGCAGTACGGTGCGAACATCTGCCCGCCGGAGCGTTGCATGACCTGCTCATACAGGGTTCTGGCGCCTGCCAGATCGCCGGTGCGGTGGAGCAGGCGCGCCCGCAGATAATCGTAGTTGTTGACCGTGTAGAGCTGCGGCGCAGCACTGGCAAACTGGGCGAGATCGCGCAGCGCATCGGCATAACGCCGGTCATCCACGGCCTTCTGGATGCGGAGCGTTGCCGTTCGGGCCTCGAATGGCGCGTGGGAGACGGCTGTTTCAGCCGGGCCGGGCACCGGAAGGTCAGAAGTCGTACCGGGCGGCACGGGCAGCGTCGGAAGGGTTGTCAGCAGGGCGACAAAGACGGTGCTGCGGGCCAGCAGGCGTTGTCTTCCGGGCGTGAGCATGGTGACATCCGTTGAGCACTGTCCCTGAGTGCATCCTGGTTGCAACGACGGACACGGCTGAAGTACCTCGTGTGGCGCGGTCTCCAGGGGACCCGTGTGAGCAAGGCCATGGCGTACGACAACCTGTGCAAGTACCTGGCAGAAACCTATCCGGCGGCTTTCGTCCGCTGGCTCGCCAGGCATTATCCTGAGCTTCCTCACGACATGGAAGCCACTGAAGTCGAGGTTCTCAAAACCGAACTGCCCGTCGAGCCAATTCGCGCCGATTTCGTCACCTTCATCCGGGCCGCTGATGTCCTTCTGCACATCGAGTTTCATCTCGACCCAACTTCCGACCCGCCTCTGGCCTTTCGGATGCTGGAGTACTGGGTGCGTCTTTTCCGCCGCTACCGCACTCCGGCCCGGCAGGTGGTTCTGTTGCTGAAGAGTACACCGGCGGCACGGGAGATGCCCAACATCTTCACAGCCGGTATGACGCACCACAGCTTTCACGTGCTGCGTCTGTGGGAAGTTGAAGCGACTGAACTTCTGTATGACGAAGCTCTGTTGCCGCTGGCTGTTCTTGGAAAGGCGGCTTCCGAGGAAGCGCTTTTGCGGGAAACCGCCGCGCGGGTTGAGCGGATGACAGACGCCAGCCAACGCGCTAACGTGTCAGCCTGTGTGCAGGTGCTGGCCGGATTGCGCTTTGACCGGGCACTGATTCGGGCTTTGTTTCGGGAGGAAGCGATGCGGGAATCGGTCATTTACCAGGAAATCATCGAACGCGGGCTGGCGCAGGGCATTGAACGCGGGCTGGCGCAGGGCATTGAACGTGGGCTGGCACAGGGTGTCGAACGCGGGCTGGCACAGGGCAGTCACCTGGAAGCCATCAGGCTGGCCCGCACCCTGCTCGAACGCCGCTTTGGCCCGCTCCCGGAAAGCGTCGCCGACCAGATTGCCCTGCTGTCACGGGAACAGGCTGAAAGCCTGGCTATCGAGACCCTCACCTTCGACAGCCTTGACGCGGTACGTACCTGGCTGGCTGTCCAACCCACAGCTTCCGAAGCGACAGAAAACCCGTCCGAGCCTTCGTGACAGCCGCGCTTCAGGTCACAACGGCCCGTGCCGCCAAAGCTGCAAACTCGCGCTGGGCCCGGGCCCGGGTCTTCTGCTGCATCTGTACTTGGGCAGCCAGCGTTGTTCATCCGAAGTATCTTGCGAAGTATCTTGGGCAGCGAGTCTCCAAAAACCCGTCTGAGCAAGGGCAATGGCGTACGACAACCTGTGCAAGTACCTGGCAGAAACCTATCCGGCAGCTTTCGTCCGCTGGCTGGCCAGGCATTATCCTGAGCTTCCACACGACATGGAAGCCGCCGAGGTCGAGGTTCTCAAAACCGAACTACCCGTCGAGCCGGTTCGCGCCGACTTTGTTACCTTCATCCGGGCCGCAGGCTTCCTTCTGCACATCGAGTTTCATCTCGATCCGACTTCCGACCCGCCCCTGGCGTTTCGGATGCTGGACTACTGGGTGCGTCTTTTCCGCCGCTACCGTACTCCGGCCCGGCAGGTTGTCCTGCTGCTGAAAAGTACGCCGGCAGCCCAGGAGATGCCCGGCACCTTCACGGCTGGTATGACACACCACAGTTTCCACGTGCTGCGGCTTTGGGAAGTTGACGCCACCGAACTTCTGGATGATGAAGCCCTGCTGCCGCTGGCTGTCCTTGGAAAGGCGGCTTCCGATGAGGCGCTGCTGCGGGAAACTGCTGCGCGGGTTGAACGGATGACAGACGCCAGCCAACGCGCTAACGTGTCAGCCTGTGCGCAGGTGTTGGCCGGGTTGCGCTTTGACCGGACATTGATTCGGGCTTTATTTCGGGAGGAAGCGATGCGGGAATCGGTCATTTACCAGGAAATCATCGAACGCGGGCTGGCACAGGGCGTCGAACGCGGGTTGGCACAGGGCAGTCACCTGGAAGCCATCAGGCTGGCCCGCACCCTGCTCGAACGCCGCTTTGGCCCGCTCCCGGAAAGCATCGCTGCCCAGGTTGCCCTGCTGTCACGGGAACAGGCCGAAAACCTGGCTGTTGAAACTCTGAACTTCGACAGCCTCGACGCGGTACGTACCTGGCTGGCCCTCCGGCCTACGACTTCCGAAGTCACCGAAAACCCGGACAAGCCTTCGTAACGACCAGGCTTCAGGCCACACCGGCCCGCACCGCCAAGGCGGCAAACTCACGCCGGGCCTGGGTCCGCACGTCTGCGGCATCGAGTGCCGTCAACGCTCCGTCGCGGACGACGACGCGACCGGCAATGACCACATGCCGTACGTCAGAAGCCATAGCCGCATAAACCAGGGCTGAGAGTGGATCGGGATGCGGCGCGGCATGCAGGGTGTCAAGCGTCACGACGGCTATATCGGCCGCTTTTCCCACGTCAAGACTGCCAATTTCGTTCTCCAGTCCAAGCGCCCGTGCTCCGTGCCAGGTTGCCATCTGAAAGGCGTCCAGCGCGGTGAGTTTTCGCGCGCCACAGCGCATTTTCTGAAGCAGCGCGGCTGTCCGCATTTCCGTGAAGGCATCGAGCCGATTGTTGCACGGTGCGCCGTCGGCGCCCAGGGAAACCGAAATACCGCGCTCCAGCATTTCCACGACTTTGGCGATGCCGGAGCCGAGTTTCAGGTTTGAGGACGGGCAGTGCAGCACGTGGGTCCCGGTCTCGGCCAGAAGCTCCAGTTCGGTCTCATCAAGCCAGATACAGTGCGCGATGCCGACATGGGGGCCGGTCAGGCCCAGCGCGTGCAGGTGCGCCAGGTTTCGCCGTCCGGTCAGACGTTCGACCAGCGCCACCTCATCCCGGTTTTCCGAAGCGTGTGTGTGGATGCGTACGCCCTTTTCACGTGCCAGGGCTGCCACCTCCCGCAACAGCGTTTCGGTGCACGACAAAACGAAGCGGGGCGCAAAAGCCATGTGAATCCGGCCCCCGGCCCGGCCGTGCCAGGCGTCGAGAAGGCGGAGGGATTCGGTACGCGCCTGCGCTGTCGTCTCACGAAGGCCCGGGGGCACTTCATCGCCGGCATCCATCAGGCACTTCCCGACAACCGCACGAAAACCGGTTTCGGCAACGACCTCCAGGGCAGCTTCCGTGTGGTGGACACTCTCCATCGTCATGGCGCAGGTCGTCCCGCCAGACATCATTTCTGCGATGGCGAGTTGTGCCGAAACCCGGAGACTTTCAGGCGTGTGGGCGGCCTCAAACTTCCAGATGCGCGTCTTCAGCCAGTCGAGAAGTTCAAGATCATCGGCTGCGCCCCGGAACAGGGCCTGGCACAGGTGAATGTGCGATTGGACAAAACCCGGTATCACTACGCACCCGGAGGCATCGAGTGTCTCATCGGCCGTTTCAGGAACTTTGCCCAGGTGCGTGATGCGGCCATCCTGCACGTACAGGTTGCCGTTGATGACCTGATGACGCGGACCACTCGTGAGCAGTGTGCCGTTGATAATCCGCAGGGTCGGCATGGTTTTACTCCGTTGTGGGCGAGGCTACAGTCTGGCGCTCGACCTGGGTGTGCGGCAACAACCGCAGCCCATCGGCCAAGAGCACCGGCGCCGACGAAAGCCACAGAACATCTCCCCGCCTGGCCGCGCTGAAAGCTTCATTACCGGCGTGGCGGTCACGCTTGAAGCGCATCAGCAGCGTACAGCGGTCAGGGCCACAGACAAGCCGTTTTTCACGTCCCTTTTCACGCTGGAGGTCGCCAATGACGCGCCACGGCGTCCAGCCCGAACGAGCTTCCGTCGCGTGTTTTCCGTCCTTCCGCAGCACGAAGTAGAAAAACTTCTGGATGCGACTGGATAACCCGGTCATAGCATCGAGTTGGGCGACCAGCGGTGTTGGATGCCAGGTCAGCGCAACATGACACCAGTCCCGTTCCGGTCGCCCGGCCAGCATCCGACAGGGCCCGTTGGCCGTGCAGGGCGCGAAAATTCCACATTCTGAAAGATCTTCGAGGAGCGCGTCACGAAGCTGCATAGCCGCACGCGCACTTGCGTGCAGGGCCGGCTCGATGACACACAAACTGCCATCCGGTGCAAGGTGTTTCCTGACCAGTTCCCGCACCCAGGCAGCCGGCGGGCCGTCCTCCGGGGCACACTCGTTGAGAACGTTGGAAAGCCAGATGAAATCAGCCGCAGCGTGCGGTGGGTACTTGCCCGTACGTTTGGCATCGCCGGTGTGTGGCGTCACGTGCAGCGTCATGGCTTCATGACGCTCGGCATTGATCCAGTCGGCGGCCTGCCGCAGCAGGTCCGTCGCTTTCTGGAGGGCGGCTGGTGACATTTCGACCAGAACGATCCGCACCTGAAACGCCGCCGGCTGCAACGACGCCAGAAATGACAGCGTCGCCAGAGCCGAAGTACCCGGCCCGCAGCCCACATCCAGGACAGTGAACCGGGATTTTGCTGTGAGTTCTTTGACAACATCTGGATGCCCGCCCAGTTCAGCCAGCACCCAGGCGGCTTTGACATAGTTGCGTGGCAGAAAGTGGAACAGATAGGCCAGGCAGCGCGTGTCGTGCCAGTAATCTCCAGGAGCAGCCTCCGCGAGGTTTTGGCGCTCCCGGGTAAAATCATCGGAAAGACGCACCAGGGCACTGGCCGTCGGGCGCAGAAATGCCTTGCCGACCGGCCCACGGTCGTACTGGGCCAGCGCCTCGGGGCCAAGCAGACGCCCTACCAGATAGCGTTCCACGTGCTGCAACAAATCGTTGTTCATCAGAGCGCAGGTCTTCAGGCTTTGCCAGAGCGCAAGCCCATTCCGGGGAAGTGGTTGTTTTGCCCGGCAAGGACGCTTATCGTTGCAAGTTCTGATTTCATCTGCCGGGAGCACAGAAGCACCCTATGATTGAAGCCTACTTCGCGGAAAAGGTTCCCGAAGTCAACCGCTGGCTTGACCAACTCATGCCGCCAGTGACGACCCCGCCGCCGCGCATTCACGAAGCCATGCGGTACAGTCTGATGGCTGGTGGCAAGCGGCTGCGCCCCATACTCGTGCTGGCTGCCGGCGAGGTTTTTGGCGGCGCACCAGAGCGGCTCTATCCAGTGGCCTGTGCCTTCGAGATGGTTCATACCTATTCTCTCATCCACGATGACCTGCCGGCCATGGACAACGACGACCTGCGGCGGGGCATGCCAACCTGCCACAAGCAGTTTGATGAAGCGACCGCCATTCTGGCCGGAGACGGGCTGATGACCCATGCGTTTCGGATTCTGGCTGAAATGGATGCCCCTGCCGAACAAAAAGTGCGCGTCATCCGGGAACTGGCCGTTGGGTCCGGTACGGTTGAAGGCATGATTGCCGGCCAGATTGTTGACCTCGAAGC
This genomic window contains:
- a CDS encoding tetratricopeptide repeat protein, giving the protein MLTPGRQRLLARSTVFVALLTTLPTLPVPPGTTSDLPVPGPAETAVSHAPFEARTATLRIQKAVDDRRYADALRDLAQFASAAPQLYTVNNYDYLRARLLHRTGDLAGARTLYEQVMQRSGGQMFAPYCLKYLAELARQEAQSGNRAASRDEQRWLTELVQRFGIHPAARGARLRLAESYAAAGQLDRAIALYRQLASQSREYEVRLGVLLRRAGQEAEARELFRRLLATGKDDAALLAAEQLDAREDPTLSPAQRLARARLYLANRHTEGAKRHFRALVEQVPAVPERPEALWSLGRAFFIEENWDEAIRWLDRAHEEYPTSPEGEKGYYQVGHALQNAGRYQEAVARYEAFIAAYPNSEFLGGAHLNAIDALRLAGDFKAALEWCDRAEKRFPRELAGVTARFQRAKIFMSQSNWRAALSVLEDLQRLPLHRRGPGSTNANEVTFLRALCLERLERFAEAIEVYLSLPDTRTSYYGQQATARLLALAENRKAQALIAQRLSYFRQSQTKDALHQALRLTSDPDTRRALLGQLETVYRQLPAYARAWQVSVPEPGRQVILRTEDAPASRNLAEELSFLRLFDDALPFLEGGSGPALAQAVYAGRGNQAWKAMAYGEPMFGALPEDFRLEVMPRLVAELLYPAPYRDELVEQAQRRGVDPRLLLAIARQESRFNPTVKSPVGARGMFQFIAATAEQVAQKLGLPDVTQTDLYEPRFAIQFAAQYVADLFTLFPNHPAAVVAAYNGGETAVARWCARAGADDQARFASEVGYAETKDYVFKVMTNYRCYRLLFDENLRPQQW
- a CDS encoding DUF4351 domain-containing protein, which encodes MAYDNLCKYLAETYPAAFVRWLARHYPELPHDMEATEVEVLKTELPVEPIRADFVTFIRAADVLLHIEFHLDPTSDPPLAFRMLEYWVRLFRRYRTPARQVVLLLKSTPAAREMPNIFTAGMTHHSFHVLRLWEVEATELLYDEALLPLAVLGKAASEEALLRETAARVERMTDASQRANVSACVQVLAGLRFDRALIRALFREEAMRESVIYQEIIERGLAQGIERGLAQGIERGLAQGVERGLAQGSHLEAIRLARTLLERRFGPLPESVADQIALLSREQAESLAIETLTFDSLDAVRTWLAVQPTASEATENPSEPS
- a CDS encoding DUF4351 domain-containing protein; this encodes MAYDNLCKYLAETYPAAFVRWLARHYPELPHDMEAAEVEVLKTELPVEPVRADFVTFIRAAGFLLHIEFHLDPTSDPPLAFRMLDYWVRLFRRYRTPARQVVLLLKSTPAAQEMPGTFTAGMTHHSFHVLRLWEVDATELLDDEALLPLAVLGKAASDEALLRETAARVERMTDASQRANVSACAQVLAGLRFDRTLIRALFREEAMRESVIYQEIIERGLAQGVERGLAQGSHLEAIRLARTLLERRFGPLPESIAAQVALLSREQAENLAVETLNFDSLDAVRTWLALRPTTSEVTENPDKPS
- a CDS encoding 5'-deoxyadenosine deaminase, whose amino-acid sequence is MPTLRIINGTLLTSGPRHQVINGNLYVQDGRITHLGKVPETADETLDASGCVVIPGFVQSHIHLCQALFRGAADDLELLDWLKTRIWKFEAAHTPESLRVSAQLAIAEMMSGGTTCAMTMESVHHTEAALEVVAETGFRAVVGKCLMDAGDEVPPGLRETTAQARTESLRLLDAWHGRAGGRIHMAFAPRFVLSCTETLLREVAALAREKGVRIHTHASENRDEVALVERLTGRRNLAHLHALGLTGPHVGIAHCIWLDETELELLAETGTHVLHCPSSNLKLGSGIAKVVEMLERGISVSLGADGAPCNNRLDAFTEMRTAALLQKMRCGARKLTALDAFQMATWHGARALGLENEIGSLDVGKAADIAVVTLDTLHAAPHPDPLSALVYAAMASDVRHVVIAGRVVVRDGALTALDAADVRTQARREFAALAVRAGVA
- a CDS encoding methyltransferase domain-containing protein, which encodes MNNDLLQHVERYLVGRLLGPEALAQYDRGPVGKAFLRPTASALVRLSDDFTRERQNLAEAAPGDYWHDTRCLAYLFHFLPRNYVKAAWVLAELGGHPDVVKELTAKSRFTVLDVGCGPGTSALATLSFLASLQPAAFQVRIVLVEMSPAALQKATDLLRQAADWINAERHEAMTLHVTPHTGDAKRTGKYPPHAAADFIWLSNVLNECAPEDGPPAAWVRELVRKHLAPDGSLCVIEPALHASARAAMQLRDALLEDLSECGIFAPCTANGPCRMLAGRPERDWCHVALTWHPTPLVAQLDAMTGLSSRIQKFFYFVLRKDGKHATEARSGWTPWRVIGDLQREKGREKRLVCGPDRCTLLMRFKRDRHAGNEAFSAARRGDVLWLSSAPVLLADGLRLLPHTQVERQTVASPTTE
- a CDS encoding polyprenyl synthetase family protein, producing MIEAYFAEKVPEVNRWLDQLMPPVTTPPPRIHEAMRYSLMAGGKRLRPILVLAAGEVFGGAPERLYPVACAFEMVHTYSLIHDDLPAMDNDDLRRGMPTCHKQFDEATAILAGDGLMTHAFRILAEMDAPAEQKVRVIRELAVGSGTVEGMIAGQIVDLEAEGKPIDAGRLAFIHRAKTGALIRGALVCGGIVADAAESDLALLSAYGDRVGLAFQIADDILDETATAEQLGKTPGKDAAAGKATYPALYGLEASRKQAEALAEEAIEVLAPLGQRAQLLIEMARFVVNRTS